The window GCGGGTCCGGTACTTCTCGCCGAGATAGAACTTCGCGTCCGACCAGTCGCCGAACACCTTGATCTCGTCCTCGTCGATTTCGACCGTCGTGGCCGTACCGCCCGGTGTCTTCGTGTGGTCGTCCGGGAAGCGAGCGACGACGACGAAGTTCTCAGAGAGGATGAAGGGGGCCGTGATGGTCGTGACGTTCGCGAGCGAGTCGTAATCGACGTCGCACGCCGCCTCCGTGATCTTGCGATCCAGGGCGAAGGCGTACGCCGAGTTCGGGTCGGTACGCTTGGGCGCCATTGAGAAGCGCTCCAGGTATACGCCGTCCACATGAGTCGCCACGAGATAGCACTCGTCGACAGTGAACTCCGCGTCGAGGATGCGCGCATCGGCGTCGTCGCCGTAGTAGTCAAAGCGGCTCCACGAGGAGAGCAACTTCTCGCGGCCCTGCCAGAAGTAGCGGTAAACGTAGAGCGACCGCGGGGTCTCATCGGTGAGCAGCGCGAGAGTGTTCTCGTTGACCGCGACCGTCTGCTTGCTCAGCCCGGCCGGGATGTAGGTAGGCACGTGGGCGGTAATCTCCTGGTCATCGCCCAAGCTACTGCCCGTCTCATCGTCGACAACATACTCTTGTATGCCTGTAGCGCCTTCGCGGCGGAGGGGCATGAACATGGTCTTACCGGCCCCGATGGGTCGCCCGCCGATCGCCCCCTCTAGCTCCGTAAGTGGAACAATCTCGCTCGTCTCGTTTGAGAGCACGTCGCCGTACTCCAACTCGAACTGCGTCTTAGACGAGAAGAAGAAGAGGCGCTTCTTGAAGGGGACCGCGTAGACCAGGACCGCCACCTTTGTGTGGCTCGCGGCCTTGTCGATTGGGTCGCCGTCAGTCAGCACCGTCGCGCTAGGCTGGAAGAAGCTGAAGATTTCGCCCGCGGCGGATAGTGAGGCGTTGCTAGCCGCGAGGAGCCCGAGGCGGTTACGGATGTTGAACACGTCATTGATGGTTCGCCCAACGAAGGACGGGGTGGGGGCCGTATCCTCATCGCCCGCACCTCGGCTCACCCAATCGACTTGCCGGAACGTGAACGTGCCGTCCTCCTCACGAACCAGGACGTGCGGCATGGTCTCAGGGTCGAGCGCCACCGGAATGCCCGGCTTCACCGACTCCACCCATGCGCCCAGCCCAATCGTGAGCGAGGGGTTGTCCGACTTGAATGTCACGAAATAGTTGTCGGCGGCCGTACCAGCGTCCCCGACGATCTCAACTTGGAAGCCATCCGGGGCTGCCGTGGGGAGGAAGCTGAGGGCCTTCGCTGTTTCCTTCGCGACGGAGATTTGCGTGTTGCCTCGGGAATCGAACGCCTCAATGGAGAACGCCGCGAGGTTGACGCGCTTGATCCAGATGACGGACTTCGCCACGGCGAAGGAGTAGTTCGCGTGGTTCGGGTGGTTCGCCTGCAGGTCAGCCTTGAGGCACTCCGCGATGAACTCCGAGGAGATAGCCACGGGGGAGCCCGAGCTGCCATCACCACCGGTCGGGCTAATGTGATTGGCCGCAGCGTACCCGTACGGCAGCGTTGCGCACGTAGCGGTATAACCGTCGAGCGTGACCTTGTAGTCCGTCGAGTAGTTGGCGACCGCCACGAAGACGAGCGCCTCGATACCGCGGGCATCGCTGACCGCGCCCTCCATCGCCACCTCAATCTCCTTGTTGACCACGAACGTATGGTCGATGAGCGTTGTGAGGCTGAGGGCGCGCTTCGAGACGGAGCACTGGAGGTAATCGGTGCCGTCCGGCGTGTTGACCGTCTTCTCGTCCCCGGTGAAGTCGAAGACGCGAATGGTCTCGCCGTAGATCAGGACCTTGTACCGTTCGGTGTCGTCGCGGTCGATCGTGTGGACTGCGGCCTCCGCCGCGACCTCCGGCGTAAGATCCTCGTCGAAGGGTGTTAGACGCGCGACGTGCGCTGTTGGTGGGCGTCGGCCGAGGCCCTCCAGGATGGAGGACGTTGCGCTAATCTGCTCCTCGCACTGCGACGCGAGGCGGAGCTTGGCGGCTTGCTGCGATACCCCGCCGACAAGATTGGGGATGCTGTCGCTAACGTACGTCAAGAGCCTCTCCGCAGAGTATGGGCCGGGCGATACGTGCCGCTCCCGTCAAGGAGGCTCCCGTACCCTTCCGAGCGAATGAAGTCGGCGCGCGCGCGCAGCTCGTCCTCTTCGCTGTACTTGGCCTCCGCGGCGGACTGCAGGGCGCTTTGGAAATCACGGGCGGCGCGTATCCCGATGTAGTTGCGGGCCGGTTCCGGTAGCTCTTCAAACATGAGGACGAACGTGATGGTCGCCTGCACGTCCTGCTCGAAGGTGTACCGGTGGTTCGTCTTGTCGTAGAGCCGGAGGCCGCGCTGCACGATGGCTAGCGTGGTGGGGTACGTTACGGCGACATTGAGCGTGTTCGTCGGGAGCGGGATCTCGTTGTCGCTATTCCGTGCGAGCGGGTAGTAGTCCTCGGTGTTGAAGTCCCACCGCTCACTTTGGACAGCCTTCGAAATCTGGTGCAGCTTCTTGCGCGCCGTGAGCACGTCAGGCGCGAGCGGTCCTTCAAGGGTGTTCACCGGAGACGAGCCGATCGTGCTGAGCATGACATTCACGGCGTCAAGTTCGGTGGTCAGGCTCTCATCCATGCGATTGTCCCAAACGACAAAAGGCCGCGCCCGTGATTGAGCGCGGCCCCTGGTGGTAGTGCGGTAGTGCTTACGGCAAGGCGAGTTCCACGGCGCTCTCCGGACGGAGGATACCGTGACCCATCGCGTACTTGCCGAGCAGCAACGTGCCCTGATACATGGCGTTGAAGTCGCCCTGCGGAGCCGTGGCCTGCGTCGACACTTCCTTCAGCTTGACCGTACCGGCAGCCGAGCGGTGCCAGCAGATGCCAGCCGTCTTCGTGAAGTCGCCGGTGTAGTCGTTCTGCTCGCCGTTCGTGCCCGAAGACACGTTGGTCGTCGGCAGGTAGTTGGACTTGACGATCGCGGTGTCTCCGATGAAGGGCACCTTGCCCTGCATGTAGAGACCGTGGCCGCCGAGCTGCGTGTTCTGGACCTTCTCGTCCTGCACGATGAGGTAATACTGCGCAGGCTTGAGACCGCAGTACCGCTCGCTCGGCGGGATGTCCTTCTCATCAAACACCTGGTTGGCGTTGAAGATCATGGACACGAGACGCGAGGAGACAGTCTTCGCGTCCGCATGCGTCAGAGCCGAGCCGCCGACAGCGCCGGAGATGGTCGCTGAAGCACGGGCCGCCTTGACGAGCACGCGAGCCACGTTGACATCGTAGCGGTTCGCGAGGGCCTCGCCGATCTGCTTGGAGTAAATCTGGCGAACGTCGAAGTGGTTCATCGCGTCTTCGAGGTCGTCGATGAACACGTCCGAGACCAAGAGGTGGTCGACGTTGATGAGACGCCGGTTCTGCTTGATCTTGTTGCTGCCGACGATCGGCACGC of the Hyphomicrobium album genome contains:
- a CDS encoding phage nozzle protein; amino-acid sequence: MTYVSDSIPNLVGGVSQQAAKLRLASQCEEQISATSSILEGLGRRPPTAHVARLTPFDEDLTPEVAAEAAVHTIDRDDTERYKVLIYGETIRVFDFTGDEKTVNTPDGTDYLQCSVSKRALSLTTLIDHTFVVNKEIEVAMEGAVSDARGIEALVFVAVANYSTDYKVTLDGYTATCATLPYGYAAANHISPTGGDGSSGSPVAISSEFIAECLKADLQANHPNHANYSFAVAKSVIWIKRVNLAAFSIEAFDSRGNTQISVAKETAKALSFLPTAAPDGFQVEIVGDAGTAADNYFVTFKSDNPSLTIGLGAWVESVKPGIPVALDPETMPHVLVREEDGTFTFRQVDWVSRGAGDEDTAPTPSFVGRTINDVFNIRNRLGLLAASNASLSAAGEIFSFFQPSATVLTDGDPIDKAASHTKVAVLVYAVPFKKRLFFFSSKTQFELEYGDVLSNETSEIVPLTELEGAIGGRPIGAGKTMFMPLRREGATGIQEYVVDDETGSSLGDDQEITAHVPTYIPAGLSKQTVAVNENTLALLTDETPRSLYVYRYFWQGREKLLSSWSRFDYYGDDADARILDAEFTVDECYLVATHVDGVYLERFSMAPKRTDPNSAYAFALDRKITEAACDVDYDSLANVTTITAPFILSENFVVVARFPDDHTKTPGGTATTVEIDEDEIKVFGDWSDAKFYLGEKYRTRYVFSPQFLRKASAGGGREVVGTGRLQMKFWIFHYDRTGYFEVVVTPRGREAFRHQITPRSIGTPEATIGSPPIGAGQFRVPIMAKNDEVEVAIESDSHLPMHVLSVEWDGDYTSPSRRL
- a CDS encoding phage tail protein — encoded protein: MDESLTTELDAVNVMLSTIGSSPVNTLEGPLAPDVLTARKKLHQISKAVQSERWDFNTEDYYPLARNSDNEIPLPTNTLNVAVTYPTTLAIVQRGLRLYDKTNHRYTFEQDVQATITFVLMFEELPEPARNYIGIRAARDFQSALQSAAEAKYSEEDELRARADFIRSEGYGSLLDGSGTYRPAHTLRRGS
- a CDS encoding major capsid protein, translating into MVNATISRQGVVNAVDPTNWYDPEAFAEFQEIFAGEVLTAFAETHVFGNLHYVRTISSGKGAFFPATWKATAAYHQPGVPIVGSNKIKQNRRLINVDHLLVSDVFIDDLEDAMNHFDVRQIYSKQIGEALANRYDVNVARVLVKAARASATISGAVGGSALTHADAKTVSSRLVSMIFNANQVFDEKDIPPSERYCGLKPAQYYLIVQDEKVQNTQLGGHGLYMQGKVPFIGDTAIVKSNYLPTTNVSSGTNGEQNDYTGDFTKTAGICWHRSAAGTVKLKEVSTQATAPQGDFNAMYQGTLLLGKYAMGHGILRPESAVELALP